From Pseudoalteromonas sp. DL-6, one genomic window encodes:
- a CDS encoding cell division protein ZapC has protein sequence MLQASKQWQWIACAEKNRLLLDLNDDMQLCTPYKLRQLTDCAFKNPYFSLEDAAFYEQVYYYLEQFNLWNSAQLCQIALNATAVKFQLKPVLAKSWFFKPYTGSTPSTEAVINLSSESQTGEFLIVEHCPDASVCINLSETFALDGNLSLAQFEVIRVLNNRVFPLITSQYDSQTA, from the coding sequence ATGTTACAAGCGTCAAAGCAATGGCAATGGATAGCATGCGCTGAGAAAAACCGCTTACTGCTTGATTTAAATGACGATATGCAACTTTGCACACCTTATAAGCTTAGACAATTAACTGATTGCGCTTTTAAAAATCCTTACTTCAGCCTTGAAGATGCGGCTTTTTATGAGCAAGTCTATTATTATCTTGAGCAGTTTAATTTATGGAACTCTGCTCAGTTATGCCAAATAGCCCTTAATGCAACGGCAGTTAAATTTCAACTAAAGCCCGTGTTAGCAAAAAGTTGGTTTTTTAAACCATATACCGGTAGTACGCCCAGTACTGAAGCGGTTATAAACTTAAGCTCTGAGTCACAAACAGGCGAGTTCTTAATTGTAGAGCATTGCCCTGATGCTTCTGTTTGTATAAATTTAAGCGAAACTTTTGCACTCGACGGCAATTTATCACTTGCCCAGTTTGAAGTGATCCGCGTATTAAACAATCGTGTTTTCCCCCTCATTACCTCACAGTACGATAGTCAAACAGCTTAG
- the pyrD gene encoding quinone-dependent dihydroorotate dehydrogenase yields the protein MFYDLARRFMFTRDAEWAHDFALNNLRRFANTPLSAAWAQSVANKPVNFLGLEFKNPVGLAAGLDKNAECIDAFAQMGFGFVEVGTVTPRPQAGNDKPRMFRLPQSNAIINRMGFNNKGVDNLVNNVKAAKYDGILGINIGKNKDTPNEQGKDDYIHCMRKVFEHASYITVNISSPNTPGLRDLQYGAALDDLLQSLKNEQLDLIAKHNKQVPMLVKIAPDLDPIQIEQVSESLLNNKIDGVIATNTTLERSLVQGQQYADEAGGLSGAPVRERSTHVVSELKRLTNNQLPIIGVGGIDDAQSAKEKFDAGADLVQVYTGFIYKGPQLVKSIINHL from the coding sequence ATGTTCTACGATTTAGCTCGCCGTTTTATGTTTACCCGTGATGCGGAGTGGGCACATGATTTTGCTCTTAACAACTTACGTCGCTTTGCTAACACGCCATTAAGTGCGGCATGGGCACAAAGTGTTGCTAATAAACCGGTGAATTTTTTAGGTTTGGAATTTAAAAACCCAGTAGGACTTGCTGCTGGTCTTGATAAAAACGCTGAGTGTATCGATGCCTTTGCCCAAATGGGCTTTGGTTTTGTTGAAGTGGGTACAGTAACACCGCGTCCTCAAGCGGGTAATGATAAGCCTCGTATGTTTAGATTGCCACAGTCAAATGCGATTATTAATCGTATGGGCTTTAATAACAAAGGTGTTGATAATTTAGTTAATAATGTAAAAGCAGCTAAGTACGATGGCATTTTAGGTATTAATATCGGCAAAAATAAAGATACCCCAAATGAGCAGGGTAAAGACGACTACATTCACTGTATGCGAAAAGTGTTTGAGCATGCATCCTATATTACTGTAAACATTTCATCACCCAATACACCGGGCCTACGAGACCTACAATATGGCGCAGCATTAGATGATTTATTGCAAAGTCTAAAAAATGAACAGCTTGATTTAATTGCCAAGCATAATAAACAAGTGCCTATGCTGGTTAAAATTGCACCAGACTTAGATCCAATTCAAATTGAACAAGTCAGTGAGTCATTATTAAATAATAAAATTGATGGTGTTATAGCCACAAATACCACCTTAGAGCGCAGTTTAGTTCAAGGTCAGCAATATGCTGATGAGGCTGGCGGTTTATCCGGTGCGCCAGTTAGAGAGCGTTCAACCCATGTTGTTTCTGAACTCAAGCGCTTAACAAATAATCAGTTACCTATTATTGGTGTGGGTGGTATTGATGACGCTCAATCAGCAAAAGAAAAGTTTGATGCGGGTGCAGATTTAGTCCAAGTTTATACCGGTTTTATATACAAAGGACCGCAATTGGTAAAGTCGATCATTAACCACTTATAA
- a CDS encoding NAD-glutamate dehydrogenase has translation MTRNEGQASVILDNVCKLIQKKVRADNVLLVEKFAKALYSNMSKEDLANRNDSDLYGAALSLWNSLEKNTSDDAVIRVFNPEVAKDGWQSSHTIVEIIAKDMPFLVDSVRMAMTRENIASHLLLHSPLKIQRDKNEKISGLSSLKAEQESTSTKTVFFIEIDRQTDASVIESFKKELESVLVDVSVAVEDWQPIREKLIAVSKNLPKSHKDKNDNEINETVEFLDWLVKDNFTLMGYRQYELSPVQGDYQLKGKMETSLGLMKNSDAEHTRLLSELPEVAQREARSSNLLILTKTNSLSRVHRPAYIDYVGVKRFDDKGNVIGEDRFIGLFSSNFYNNSAADVPVLKSKINRIMDMCDFAKGTHAYKAVLNILETYPRDELVQARENELLEVAMGVLQIQERDMCRLFVRKDAYGRFLSCMVYVPRERYNTALRRETQAILANAFNSDVKVEFTTYFSESTLARTHYTVRVTDNNIEYNVKDIENNLIEAARTWEDKLQSALLESAGEARGNELNRKYCNAFARSYKEEVLPSAAVVDIEKLEMLSDDNKLEMLFYRPQEEASSNIVRLSLFHKDEPIHLSDVMPMLENFGLRVVGETPYSVKTSDGGVNWIMDFSMLIDSKGMADFDKISARFRAALTSVWANRLENDGFNRLVLMGGLTGRESSILRAYAKYMRQIGVTFSQTYIESTFANYPHIAAKIVNLFSKKFSVKSPASAKTLEKLGLEIYAELENVANLDDDRIIRLYVDMIVATLRTNYFQKDAEGKFKSYISLKIQPSLIPEVPLPVPAFEIFVYSPRVEGVHLRFGKVARGGLRWSDRREDFRTEVLGLVKAQQVKNTVIVPVGSKGGFVCKQLPSEREAFIKEGQECYKIFIRGLLDITDNIDRGEIVPAVDVTRHDEDDAYLVVAADKGTATFSDIANGIANEYNFWLGDAFASGGSVGYDHKKMGITARGAWESVKRHFREMDINCQTTDFTAVAIGDMAGDVFGNGMLLSKHIRLQVAFNHLHIFVDPNPDAAASYPERERLFKLPRSSWEDYNKELISSGGGIFSRAAKSITLTPEMKKMLGTKKASMTPNELIKASLMMNYDLLWNGGIGTYIKHSKETDADVGDRANDALRINGKDLGAKVFGEGGNLGATQLGRIEFAAQGGRVNTDFIDNVGGVACSDNEVNIKILLNGLVAEGDLTRKQRDELLYSMTDEVSELVLKDCYRQTHTLSITQSKGTSTLKEKIRFIHALEKDGKLDRAIEFIPTDEELAERAAAGKDLTRPELSVLVSYAKMVLKESLVTDEITENPYYRQLLVKSFPRPLREKFNDAMDNHPLRKEIIATKLANNIVNDMGLNFMVRMNEETGANEAEIALCYSIASEIFQMRETWLSISDLDNKIPSSVQTEMLYQLRRTVRRATRWFLRHRTKAQSIEQAIEIFSPTFADLSENLTKYIVKTESDRIVSAREELTQSGVPADIAQRIVSLSSLFSVMDLTQIAQNSNRKIDMVSHTYFKLGAQMGLHWFLDQITNQPVSNHWQALARASYREELDWQQRTLSEVVLNSFEGENSDVDGQIEQWMDSQDLLLQRWKQMLTEFKTSQSHDFAKFSVALRELMLLGHNCDTSAK, from the coding sequence ATGACACGAAATGAAGGCCAAGCCTCGGTTATTTTAGATAACGTCTGTAAGCTTATCCAGAAAAAAGTTCGCGCTGATAATGTGTTACTCGTTGAGAAATTCGCCAAAGCCTTGTACAGCAATATGTCTAAAGAGGATTTGGCTAATCGTAACGACAGTGACTTATATGGTGCTGCACTCAGCCTTTGGAATTCGCTAGAAAAAAATACATCAGATGACGCAGTTATTCGCGTTTTCAATCCTGAAGTGGCAAAAGATGGCTGGCAGTCATCACATACCATTGTAGAGATTATCGCTAAAGACATGCCGTTTTTAGTCGACTCTGTACGTATGGCCATGACACGAGAAAACATCGCCTCTCACTTGCTATTGCATAGCCCACTGAAAATTCAACGTGATAAAAACGAAAAAATATCAGGGTTATCAAGCTTAAAAGCAGAGCAAGAATCAACATCAACAAAAACAGTGTTTTTTATAGAAATTGACCGCCAAACAGATGCATCTGTTATTGAGTCTTTCAAAAAAGAGCTTGAATCTGTATTGGTTGATGTTTCGGTTGCCGTTGAAGATTGGCAGCCTATTCGTGAAAAACTCATAGCGGTTAGTAAAAATCTGCCTAAAAGCCATAAAGATAAAAATGATAATGAAATAAACGAAACCGTTGAGTTTTTAGATTGGCTAGTAAAAGATAACTTTACTTTAATGGGTTACCGTCAATATGAGCTGTCACCAGTTCAGGGCGATTATCAATTAAAAGGCAAAATGGAGACTAGCTTAGGGTTAATGAAAAACTCTGATGCTGAACACACACGTTTGCTTTCTGAACTGCCAGAAGTAGCGCAAAGAGAAGCGCGAAGCAGTAACTTATTAATTTTAACTAAAACTAATTCATTGTCTCGTGTTCATCGCCCAGCTTATATAGATTATGTGGGTGTTAAACGTTTTGATGACAAAGGCAATGTTATTGGTGAAGACCGTTTTATTGGTTTGTTTTCATCAAACTTTTATAACAATAGTGCTGCTGATGTACCGGTCCTTAAAAGTAAAATTAATCGTATTATGGATATGTGTGACTTCGCTAAAGGGACACATGCATACAAAGCCGTATTAAATATATTAGAAACTTACCCACGCGACGAACTGGTACAAGCTCGTGAGAATGAGTTACTTGAAGTTGCCATGGGCGTATTGCAAATACAAGAACGCGATATGTGTCGTTTATTTGTGCGCAAAGATGCATACGGCCGTTTTTTATCATGCATGGTTTACGTACCTCGTGAGCGTTATAACACAGCGCTGCGCCGCGAAACGCAGGCTATTTTAGCCAACGCATTTAATTCTGACGTAAAAGTCGAATTTACTACCTATTTCTCTGAGTCTACACTGGCGCGTACCCATTACACTGTTCGTGTGACCGACAACAATATTGAATATAACGTGAAAGATATAGAAAACAATCTAATAGAAGCCGCTCGTACTTGGGAAGATAAATTACAATCAGCCTTACTTGAATCTGCTGGTGAGGCCCGTGGTAATGAATTAAACCGTAAATATTGCAATGCGTTTGCACGCTCATACAAAGAAGAAGTATTACCTAGCGCTGCAGTGGTCGATATTGAAAAGCTAGAAATGCTAAGCGATGATAACAAGCTAGAAATGTTGTTTTATCGCCCGCAAGAAGAAGCAAGCAGCAATATTGTGCGTTTAAGCTTATTCCATAAAGATGAGCCAATTCATTTATCTGATGTTATGCCAATGCTTGAAAATTTTGGCTTACGTGTTGTAGGTGAAACGCCATACTCGGTTAAAACCAGTGATGGTGGCGTTAATTGGATCATGGACTTCTCAATGCTAATTGATAGCAAAGGGATGGCTGATTTTGACAAGATCTCTGCACGTTTTCGTGCTGCGTTAACCAGTGTATGGGCAAACCGCTTAGAAAACGATGGCTTTAACCGTCTTGTGTTAATGGGTGGTTTAACGGGTCGTGAATCTTCAATTTTACGTGCATACGCAAAATACATGCGCCAAATTGGGGTTACTTTCTCGCAAACGTATATTGAAAGCACCTTTGCGAATTACCCGCATATTGCCGCTAAAATTGTAAACTTATTCTCTAAAAAGTTCTCTGTAAAAAGCCCTGCAAGTGCTAAAACGCTTGAAAAGCTAGGCTTAGAAATTTACGCAGAGTTAGAAAACGTTGCCAACCTTGATGATGATCGTATTATCCGTTTATACGTTGATATGATTGTTGCCACACTGCGTACTAACTACTTCCAAAAAGATGCTGAAGGCAAATTTAAGTCTTACATCTCACTTAAAATTCAGCCAAGTTTAATTCCAGAAGTCCCACTACCTGTTCCAGCGTTTGAGATATTTGTTTATTCTCCACGTGTTGAAGGTGTGCATTTACGTTTTGGTAAAGTTGCCCGTGGTGGATTGCGTTGGTCAGATCGCCGAGAAGATTTCCGTACAGAAGTGCTTGGCTTAGTAAAAGCGCAACAAGTAAAAAATACCGTTATTGTACCGGTAGGTTCTAAAGGTGGATTTGTATGTAAACAACTACCTAGTGAACGTGAAGCGTTTATTAAAGAAGGCCAAGAATGTTATAAAATCTTCATTCGTGGTTTATTAGACATTACAGATAATATTGACCGCGGTGAAATAGTACCTGCTGTTGATGTGACTCGCCATGATGAAGACGATGCGTACCTAGTAGTAGCAGCGGATAAAGGCACAGCAACATTCTCTGACATTGCCAATGGCATCGCAAACGAATATAACTTCTGGCTAGGTGATGCGTTTGCATCAGGTGGTTCAGTAGGTTATGACCATAAAAAAATGGGTATCACAGCGCGTGGTGCATGGGAGTCTGTTAAACGTCATTTCCGTGAAATGGATATTAACTGCCAAACAACAGACTTTACAGCAGTTGCTATCGGCGACATGGCCGGTGACGTATTTGGTAATGGTATGCTGTTATCAAAGCATATTCGCTTGCAAGTGGCATTTAATCACTTACATATTTTCGTTGATCCAAACCCAGATGCAGCAGCTTCTTACCCAGAGCGTGAACGTTTATTTAAATTACCACGTTCATCATGGGAAGATTACAATAAAGAGTTAATCTCAAGCGGTGGTGGTATCTTCTCGCGTGCTGCTAAGTCGATTACGCTTACGCCTGAAATGAAAAAGATGTTAGGCACTAAAAAAGCCAGCATGACGCCAAATGAGTTGATCAAAGCATCATTAATGATGAACTATGATTTATTGTGGAATGGCGGTATCGGTACTTACATTAAGCATTCTAAAGAAACTGATGCCGATGTTGGGGATCGTGCAAACGATGCGCTGCGCATAAATGGTAAAGACCTTGGTGCTAAAGTATTTGGTGAAGGTGGTAACTTAGGTGCAACCCAACTAGGTCGTATTGAGTTTGCAGCTCAAGGCGGTCGCGTAAATACTGACTTCATCGATAACGTAGGTGGGGTTGCGTGTTCAGATAACGAAGTAAATATTAAAATTTTACTCAATGGTTTAGTTGCGGAAGGCGACTTAACACGTAAGCAACGTGACGAACTACTTTATTCAATGACTGATGAAGTGTCTGAATTAGTACTTAAAGATTGTTATCGTCAAACGCACACTTTATCGATTACTCAATCTAAAGGAACCTCAACGCTTAAAGAAAAAATTCGCTTTATCCATGCGCTTGAAAAAGATGGCAAGCTAGACCGTGCAATTGAGTTTATTCCTACTGATGAAGAGCTGGCAGAACGCGCCGCCGCAGGTAAAGATTTAACGCGCCCTGAGCTATCTGTATTGGTTTCTTATGCGAAAATGGTGCTCAAAGAGTCATTAGTCACTGATGAAATTACAGAAAACCCGTATTACCGTCAGTTATTAGTTAAATCATTCCCGCGTCCATTACGTGAGAAATTTAATGATGCAATGGATAATCATCCGCTACGCAAAGAGATTATTGCCACTAAGTTAGCAAATAATATTGTTAATGATATGGGCTTAAACTTTATGGTGCGTATGAATGAAGAAACCGGTGCAAATGAAGCTGAAATTGCATTGTGTTACTCAATCGCAAGTGAAATTTTCCAAATGCGTGAAACATGGTTATCTATTAGTGATCTTGATAATAAGATACCATCGAGCGTACAAACAGAAATGTTATACCAATTACGCCGTACAGTTCGCCGTGCAACACGTTGGTTCCTGCGTCATCGCACCAAAGCACAATCAATTGAGCAAGCGATCGAAATATTCTCACCAACATTTGCAGATTTAAGTGAAAACTTAACTAAATACATCGTTAAAACAGAAAGCGATCGTATTGTAAGTGCGCGTGAAGAACTAACGCAAAGCGGTGTACCTGCTGATATTGCACAGCGTATTGTATCGTTATCAAGCTTATTCTCGGTAATGGATTTAACGCAAATTGCACAAAACTCTAATCGTAAAATCGATATGGTGTCGCACACTTACTTCAAACTTGGTGCGCAAATGGGACTGCATTGGTTCTTAGACCAAATCACTAATCAACCTGTTTCAAACCATTGGCAGGCATTAGCGCGTGCGTCATATCGTGAAGAGTTAGATTGGCAGCAACGCACCTTGTCAGAAGTTGTATTAAACAGCTTTGAAGGTGAAAACAGTGATGTAGATGGCCAAATTGAACAATGGATGGATAGTCAAGATCTGTTGCTTCAACGTTGGAAGCAAATGCTGACAGAGTTTAAAACATCGCAAAGCCATGATTTTGCTAAGTTCTCAGTGGCATTAAGAGAGCTTATGTTGCTTGGTCACAATTGTGATACATCAGCAAAGTAA
- a CDS encoding MMPL family transporter, whose amino-acid sequence MQAILDFLEKAIFRHRLVVLISFVLITCLLVFKATHIQLDASFNKNIPLNHEYMKVYTKHEKQFGGANSILISVCDDSGDIFNPEFFTQLKAVHDQLYFIPGVNRPLVNSIFSPSARFVEVVEDGFAGGPIIPANFKADKQGLGVVKENIEKAKVVGRMIASDYSCAMVTAQLLETDPQTQEKLDTLAFAKKLESEIREPLSTDDISIHIIGFAKMAGDIAEGAKGVVLFFAIAIAFTFVMVWLFCGSLKLTILPIVCSIIAVIWQLGLLSSLGFGLDPMSILVPFLVFAIGVSHGVQMINAIGKKVAEGKTTSVCCQSSFRALLVPGGIALLSDTVGFLTLLTIDIGIIRELAITASLGVAVIIFTNLILLPVWASYMRFENSIHIQSGDANKPNILDAMRDLLVKATDPKTAKIIIGFTLVLFALGYWQADKMRIGDLHAGAPSLHQDARYNQDTFLISDKYTISSDILKVIVEAYPAACTEHDVMERISRFQYKVENLAGVQSAVSLSSVAQSVNAGYNEGNLKWQSLPRNSASLVQSTSRVETSTGLLNGDCSVMPVIIFLDDHKAQTIDNVIAKVKQFAVEEGTEKLAFKLASGPVGVMAATNESVSAAQIPMMLYVYGAVIILCLLSFKSVKATIAVVLPLYIVSTLAQALMVQLEIGLTVSTLPVIALGVGIGVDYGIYILSSMMGQLKQNVPLSIAYRNALVERGSAVLFTGITLAIGVSTWIFSDLKFQVDMGILLTFMFLVNMLGAVLLLPAIGSLLWTDQKKEGE is encoded by the coding sequence ATGCAAGCAATTTTAGATTTTTTAGAAAAAGCGATTTTTAGACACCGCTTAGTGGTACTCATAAGTTTTGTGTTGATCACCTGTTTATTGGTATTTAAAGCCACACACATTCAGCTTGATGCGTCATTTAATAAAAATATCCCGCTTAATCATGAATACATGAAGGTTTACACCAAGCATGAGAAACAGTTTGGTGGTGCTAATAGCATTTTAATTTCAGTATGTGACGACAGTGGTGATATTTTCAACCCTGAATTTTTTACCCAATTAAAAGCAGTTCATGATCAGCTTTATTTTATTCCAGGGGTAAATCGTCCTTTAGTAAATTCTATTTTTTCACCCAGCGCTCGTTTTGTTGAAGTTGTTGAAGACGGCTTTGCTGGCGGACCTATCATTCCAGCCAACTTTAAAGCAGACAAGCAGGGCTTAGGCGTTGTAAAAGAAAACATTGAAAAGGCCAAAGTAGTCGGTCGTATGATAGCAAGCGATTATTCGTGTGCCATGGTGACTGCGCAACTATTAGAAACCGACCCGCAAACACAAGAAAAATTAGACACGCTCGCGTTTGCAAAGAAGTTAGAAAGCGAAATCCGTGAGCCGCTCAGTACAGACGATATTAGTATTCATATTATCGGCTTTGCAAAAATGGCCGGCGATATCGCCGAAGGTGCAAAAGGGGTTGTTTTATTTTTTGCCATCGCGATTGCGTTTACATTCGTCATGGTATGGCTATTTTGTGGCAGCTTAAAGCTCACTATTTTACCGATTGTGTGTTCAATTATTGCTGTAATTTGGCAGTTAGGACTGCTCTCTAGTTTAGGCTTTGGGCTTGATCCTATGTCTATTTTAGTGCCGTTTTTAGTTTTTGCTATTGGTGTGAGCCATGGTGTGCAAATGATTAATGCGATTGGCAAAAAGGTTGCTGAGGGCAAAACTACATCAGTATGTTGTCAATCAAGCTTTAGAGCTTTACTCGTACCTGGTGGGATTGCGCTGTTATCGGATACGGTCGGCTTTTTAACCCTTTTAACCATTGATATCGGTATTATTCGTGAACTTGCTATTACTGCGAGTTTAGGGGTGGCGGTGATTATATTTACTAATCTGATTTTGTTGCCAGTGTGGGCATCATATATGCGCTTTGAAAACAGCATCCATATTCAATCAGGTGATGCCAACAAACCGAATATACTTGATGCTATGCGCGATTTGTTAGTTAAAGCAACCGACCCAAAAACAGCAAAAATCATTATTGGTTTCACGCTGGTTTTATTCGCACTGGGCTATTGGCAAGCAGATAAAATGCGTATTGGTGATTTACATGCGGGAGCACCATCCTTACACCAAGATGCACGTTACAACCAAGATACTTTCTTAATATCGGACAAATACACAATTTCATCTGATATCCTTAAAGTCATTGTAGAGGCTTACCCTGCAGCGTGTACTGAACATGATGTAATGGAGCGTATATCGCGTTTTCAATATAAAGTTGAAAATTTAGCCGGTGTACAATCTGCTGTGAGCCTAAGTTCAGTGGCTCAGTCGGTTAATGCCGGTTATAACGAGGGTAATTTAAAATGGCAAAGTTTGCCGCGCAATTCTGCCAGTTTAGTGCAATCAACCTCTCGAGTTGAAACAAGCACTGGCTTACTCAATGGCGATTGTTCAGTAATGCCAGTGATCATATTTTTAGACGATCACAAAGCACAAACTATTGATAACGTGATTGCAAAAGTAAAACAATTTGCTGTTGAAGAGGGCACAGAAAAACTTGCTTTCAAATTAGCATCAGGCCCTGTAGGCGTAATGGCTGCAACTAACGAGTCTGTTTCAGCCGCGCAAATCCCTATGATGCTCTATGTTTACGGTGCAGTAATTATTTTATGTTTACTTAGCTTTAAGAGCGTAAAAGCAACTATTGCGGTGGTGTTACCCTTGTACATAGTGTCAACCCTTGCACAGGCGCTTATGGTGCAGCTTGAAATTGGTTTAACTGTTTCAACTTTACCAGTAATTGCTTTGGGTGTAGGTATTGGTGTTGATTACGGTATTTATATTTTGTCATCGATGATGGGGCAGTTAAAACAAAACGTGCCGTTGAGTATTGCTTATCGTAATGCATTAGTTGAACGTGGTAGTGCGGTGTTATTTACCGGTATTACGTTAGCAATTGGTGTAAGTACGTGGATTTTTTCTGATTTGAAGTTCCAAGTTGATATGGGAATTCTGCTTACCTTTATGTTTTTAGTAAATATGTTAGGCGCAGTGTTACTTTTACCTGCAATTGGTAGCTTACTCTGGACTGACCAGAAAAAAGAAGGTGAATAA
- a CDS encoding YCF48-related protein translates to MKYLVYASLILSGASFAQDAPQSAISAINADKTLLTDITQTSAGLIAVGKHGTVIKSVDGSDWQQAQSVPTQVLLTAVEFTNDSNGWACGHDATIINTTDGGENWQLQQAKPSLDKPCLDIYFKDDLHGYAVGAYGMFYQTTDGGKNWQKRFLDSLLFSEDRDYLNDLKQTDPEGYEIETSSILPHFNRIEPTSSGLMLVGEMGLMAKSDDDGQTWQRLDEIYPGSFFGFASDSSRDIVAGLRGNIFVNEANSGQWQHLDNDKTATVNSIINYNDKQWLLLANSGVIFHLKDDVLSYEQLADGKAILDGVIVKDRLIMATENGIKVKELTP, encoded by the coding sequence ATGAAGTATTTGGTCTATGCCAGCCTGATCCTAAGCGGTGCGAGTTTTGCACAAGACGCACCTCAAAGTGCGATTAGCGCAATTAATGCAGATAAAACACTCCTTACCGATATTACCCAAACCTCAGCCGGGCTTATTGCTGTGGGTAAACACGGGACAGTGATTAAAAGTGTTGATGGTAGTGACTGGCAACAAGCGCAATCGGTACCTACACAAGTATTATTAACAGCGGTTGAATTTACCAACGATTCTAATGGCTGGGCATGTGGACATGACGCCACAATTATCAATACCACCGATGGTGGTGAAAATTGGCAATTACAACAAGCAAAACCGAGCTTAGATAAACCCTGTTTAGATATTTATTTTAAAGATGACTTACATGGCTATGCGGTTGGTGCCTATGGTATGTTTTATCAAACAACTGATGGCGGAAAAAATTGGCAAAAACGTTTTTTAGATTCGCTATTATTTAGTGAAGATAGAGATTATTTAAATGATTTAAAACAAACAGATCCTGAAGGTTATGAAATAGAAACCTCGTCTATTTTGCCTCATTTTAACCGCATAGAACCGACTAGCAGTGGTTTAATGCTAGTGGGTGAGATGGGGTTAATGGCAAAAAGTGATGACGACGGTCAAACATGGCAACGTTTGGATGAAATTTACCCTGGTTCATTTTTTGGTTTTGCATCAGATTCATCAAGAGATATTGTAGCTGGACTACGCGGTAATATTTTTGTTAATGAGGCTAACAGCGGGCAGTGGCAGCACTTAGACAATGATAAAACAGCTACTGTAAACAGCATCATTAATTATAACGATAAACAATGGCTATTATTGGCTAATAGCGGTGTTATTTTTCATCTTAAGGATGATGTGCTTTCATACGAGCAATTGGCTGATGGTAAAGCGATTCTTGATGGCGTGATTGTAAAAGATAGACTTATCATGGCGACAGAAAACGGCATTAAAGTGAAGGAGTTGACCCCTTAA